In one Nicotiana tomentosiformis chromosome 6, ASM39032v3, whole genome shotgun sequence genomic region, the following are encoded:
- the LOC138893956 gene encoding uncharacterized protein — translation MTVSEYAVRLSDLARHAPALVAIVRERVRRFIEGIHPSIRISMVRELETDISYQQVVSISWRLKGMLTRDRQERETKKSRESSTYSGTRAPAVVVFRSLLGSRPIHSTLLDASGILVPSRPQEPYYAPTVSSVPPVRGAFSADLPGMPPDRDIDFGIDLLPDTRPIPIPPHRMAPPELKELKEQLHELLDKGVIRPSVSPWGAPVLTYNQADPEGCSVQVDREV, via the exons atgactgtgtcagagtatgcagttcgtttaagtgatttggcccgacatgcaccggccttggttgccatagttcgagagagggttcgtcggtttattgagggaatcCACCCCAGTAttaggattagtatggtcagggagctggagacggatatttcttaccagcaggttgtgagtatttctTGGAGATTGAAGGGTATGCTCACTCGGGATAGACAGGAGAGGGAGACCAAAAAGTCTCGAGAGTctagcacttatagtggtactcgtgccccagctgtagtggtattccggtcccttctagggagtcgccctattcattcaACTCTTCTAGACGCCAGTGGTATTCtagtcccttctaggccccaggagccttattatgcaccgacagtgtctagtgtgcctcctgtacggggtgccttTAGCG ctgatcttccgggtatgccgcccgacagagatattgattttggcattgatttgttgccagaCACTCGGCCCATCCCTATTCCTCCACATCgaatggctcctcctgagttgaaggaattgaaagagcagttacatgagttgcttgataagggcgtCATTCGGCccagcgtgtcaccttggggtgcccctgtctt aacTTATAatcaggctgacccagaagggtgttccgttcaggtggacagagaagtgtga